A region from the Bradyrhizobium erythrophlei genome encodes:
- a CDS encoding tetratricopeptide repeat protein produces MSTLAEAEAAFLQRDYTRAKDIWTRLLRTGDASASAWLGALYANGLGVEPDAATAFGYYLGAAEAGNLLAANNVAVMYWRGQGVPADPEQACSWFKRTASEGDVFAQFNYATALSKGLGVAIDLAEALTWFRRAAEAGHYLSQARLGHCYARGIGTPVDRIEAFVWLSSASRHGVNVATNDLKNLLQDMSEAEKAAAAERLPPLAGKIPLVAAL; encoded by the coding sequence ATGAGTACCCTGGCTGAAGCGGAAGCGGCGTTCCTGCAACGCGACTACACCCGTGCGAAGGATATCTGGACCAGACTGCTCCGGACCGGCGACGCTTCGGCGAGCGCCTGGCTCGGCGCATTGTATGCGAACGGCCTCGGCGTCGAGCCGGACGCCGCCACGGCCTTCGGGTACTATCTCGGCGCTGCCGAGGCCGGCAATCTCCTGGCCGCAAACAATGTCGCGGTAATGTACTGGCGCGGTCAGGGCGTGCCGGCAGACCCGGAGCAGGCCTGTTCCTGGTTCAAGCGGACGGCAAGCGAAGGCGACGTCTTCGCGCAGTTCAACTATGCCACGGCCCTGAGCAAGGGGTTGGGCGTCGCCATCGATCTTGCGGAAGCATTGACATGGTTTCGTCGCGCCGCGGAGGCTGGTCATTACCTGTCGCAGGCGCGGTTGGGGCACTGCTACGCCAGGGGCATCGGCACTCCCGTGGACCGGATCGAAGCTTTCGTCTGGCTTTCGTCGGCGAGCCGGCACGGCGTCAACGTGGCGACAAACGATCTGAAGAATCTATTGCAGGATATGAGCGAGGCGGAGAAAGCCGCAGCGGCGGAGCGCCTGCCGCCGCTGGCGGGAAAGATTCCCCTTGTCGCGGCCTTATGA
- the urtE gene encoding urea ABC transporter ATP-binding subunit UrtE gives MSTLLAMDRVTSYYGKTPILKDFSLRLEQGKCLCVLGRNGVGKTTLMRTIMGLTDRSSGNIEIDGQEIGEAPTHERAKLGIGYVPQGRGILSEFTVRENIMLGTFARRTDDSEIPEVCLRLFPYLKSNLDRRAGLLSGGQKQQLAVARALAVGPKVLLLDEPTEGIQPNIVHEIGETLRMLNKELGITLLLTEQHIKVAKRLGDDFLMVDNGRVAAAGPIDALDDDIIHKHLTI, from the coding sequence ATGAGCACGCTTCTGGCGATGGACCGGGTGACATCCTATTACGGCAAGACGCCGATCCTGAAGGACTTCAGCCTCCGGCTTGAGCAGGGCAAGTGCCTCTGCGTGCTGGGGCGCAACGGCGTTGGAAAAACGACACTGATGCGCACCATCATGGGGCTGACAGATCGCTCCAGCGGCAACATCGAGATCGACGGCCAGGAGATAGGCGAAGCGCCAACCCACGAACGGGCCAAGCTCGGCATCGGGTACGTACCGCAGGGGCGTGGCATCCTGTCCGAGTTCACCGTGCGCGAAAATATAATGCTCGGCACCTTCGCCCGCCGTACCGACGACAGCGAAATTCCCGAGGTCTGCCTGCGATTGTTTCCCTATCTCAAGTCCAATCTGGATCGCCGGGCAGGGCTGCTGTCGGGCGGCCAGAAACAGCAGCTCGCCGTGGCGCGTGCACTCGCGGTAGGTCCCAAGGTTCTGCTGCTGGATGAGCCGACCGAAGGCATTCAGCCTAACATTGTGCATGAGATCGGCGAGACCTTGCGGATGCTGAACAAGGAGCTGGGCATCACGCTGTTGCTCACCGAACAGCACATCAAGGTCGCAAAGCGGCTCGGCGACGACTTCTTGATGGTCGACAACGGACGGGTCGCCGCCGCTGGTCCGATCGATGCCCTCGACGACGACATCATTCACAAGCACCTGACGATTTAA
- the ureC gene encoding urease subunit alpha, with protein MVTINRKDYAALYGPTTGDSVRLGDTSLVAVVEKDHAVYGDECLHGGGKTLRDGIGMAGITSAQGALDFLLCNVLLIDPVLGIVKGDLGIRHGRIVGFGKAGNPAIMDNVDPRLIVSTGTTVRDCEGLIATPGAIDVHVHFDSAGLVEHALASGITTMIGGSLGPITVGIDSGGPFNTGKMLQAAEAWPMNFGFLGRGNAHREAPMIEQLETGVMGLKLHEDWGSMPAAIDTCLRVADEYDFQVQIHTDTLNESGFVENTLEAIGERTIHMYHTEGAGGGHAPDIIRVAGEANCLPSSTNPTNPYTINTFDEHLDMTMVCHHLNPAIPEDVAFAESRIRAQTIAAEDVLHDIGAISMLGSDSQGMGRIHEVICRTWQLASKMKDQRGPLPEDRPGLGDNARIQRYIAKYTVNAARTFGIADHVGSLEDGKIADIVIWRPAFFGIKPELVIKGGFIAWGAMGDSAASLMTCEPILMRPQWGSYGRAPSALSACFVHPLAIEARLGNTLGLSKSLLPVRGTRKLSKRDMLWNDNCPRISVDPETFEVFVNDVLATCEPARELPLAQRYMLR; from the coding sequence ATGGTGACGATCAATCGGAAGGACTACGCGGCGCTCTATGGCCCGACAACGGGGGACTCCGTGCGGCTTGGCGATACGTCGCTTGTCGCGGTGGTCGAGAAAGACCATGCGGTCTACGGCGACGAGTGCCTTCACGGCGGCGGCAAGACGCTGCGTGATGGAATTGGCATGGCCGGGATCACCAGCGCCCAGGGCGCGCTGGATTTTCTGTTGTGCAACGTGCTGCTGATCGATCCGGTGCTCGGCATCGTGAAGGGCGACCTCGGCATTCGCCACGGCCGTATTGTCGGATTCGGCAAGGCCGGGAACCCGGCGATCATGGACAATGTTGATCCGCGCCTGATCGTTTCAACGGGAACGACAGTTCGCGATTGCGAGGGCTTGATCGCAACTCCCGGAGCGATCGACGTCCACGTCCATTTCGACAGTGCCGGCCTGGTCGAGCACGCGCTCGCGAGCGGGATCACGACGATGATCGGCGGATCCCTCGGCCCGATCACGGTCGGTATCGATTCAGGCGGCCCCTTCAACACCGGCAAGATGCTGCAGGCGGCCGAGGCGTGGCCGATGAATTTCGGGTTCCTCGGGCGAGGCAACGCGCATCGCGAGGCGCCGATGATCGAGCAGCTCGAGACCGGCGTGATGGGACTGAAGCTGCACGAGGATTGGGGCTCGATGCCGGCCGCGATCGACACCTGCCTGCGGGTCGCGGACGAATACGACTTTCAGGTTCAAATCCACACCGATACTCTGAACGAGTCCGGATTTGTCGAGAACACGCTGGAAGCGATCGGCGAGCGTACCATTCACATGTACCACACGGAGGGCGCCGGTGGCGGCCATGCACCGGACATCATCCGCGTGGCGGGCGAAGCAAATTGCCTTCCGTCGTCGACCAACCCGACCAACCCCTACACCATCAATACGTTCGACGAGCACCTCGACATGACGATGGTGTGCCATCACTTAAATCCGGCAATTCCCGAGGATGTTGCCTTCGCGGAGAGCCGCATCCGCGCCCAGACCATCGCAGCCGAGGACGTCCTGCACGACATTGGCGCCATTTCCATGCTCGGCTCGGACAGCCAGGGAATGGGCCGCATTCACGAGGTGATCTGCCGGACCTGGCAGCTGGCGTCCAAGATGAAGGATCAGCGGGGCCCGCTGCCTGAGGACAGGCCGGGCCTCGGCGACAACGCGCGCATCCAGCGTTATATCGCCAAATACACCGTCAATGCGGCGAGGACCTTTGGCATTGCCGACCACGTGGGCTCGCTCGAGGATGGCAAGATTGCCGACATCGTGATCTGGCGTCCCGCCTTCTTCGGAATCAAGCCCGAGCTTGTCATCAAGGGAGGCTTCATCGCGTGGGGCGCGATGGGCGACAGCGCCGCATCGCTGATGACCTGCGAGCCGATTCTGATGCGGCCGCAGTGGGGATCGTACGGTCGGGCGCCGTCTGCGCTCTCCGCCTGCTTCGTGCATCCGCTCGCGATCGAGGCGCGCCTGGGCAATACGCTCGGCCTGTCGAAGTCCTTGCTGCCGGTACGGGGTACGCGCAAGCTCAGCAAGCGCGACATGCTGTGGAATGACAATTGCCCGAGAATCTCGGTGGATCCAGAGACCTTCGAAGTGTTCGTCAACGATGTACTCGCGACATGTGAACCGGCGCGGGAATTGCCGCTCGCCCAGCGCTATATGTTGAGGTAA
- a CDS encoding N,N-dimethylformamidase, small subunit: MIPIPRKTTPEAKRMIEEHKECMDSMKGVAGNSVLKCATPGNTTTVTGGIHEDLQLNRVLLRMRAMPAKGKLVVICTKVEKEWRIARLSGIRGVPPEFVTDKVYDNEQDPQHDIFLMRLEEMPENDGFPEHFREGWKRRDDKWTVT; encoded by the coding sequence ATGATCCCGATTCCCCGAAAGACGACCCCTGAGGCCAAGCGGATGATCGAAGAGCACAAGGAGTGTATGGACTCCATGAAGGGCGTGGCTGGCAACAGCGTTCTGAAATGTGCAACACCAGGCAATACCACGACGGTGACGGGCGGCATCCACGAGGATCTCCAGCTCAACCGCGTGCTGCTGCGGATGCGTGCGATGCCGGCCAAGGGAAAGCTGGTGGTGATCTGCACCAAGGTCGAGAAGGAATGGCGCATTGCCCGCCTGTCGGGAATCCGCGGTGTCCCGCCCGAGTTCGTCACCGACAAGGTCTATGACAATGAGCAGGATCCGCAGCACGACATCTTCTTGATGCGGCTGGAGGAAATGCCCGAGAACGACGGCTTCCCCGAGCATTTCCGGGAAGGCTGGAAGCGCCGGGATGACAAGTGGACCGTAACCTGA
- the ureG gene encoding urease accessory protein UreG produces the protein MGSLTTVPNEIPVASAARVGIGGPVGSGKTALIEALIPELQRRGIDFAVVTNDLVTKEDAERLRRSGLIDPARVSAVEAGACPHTVIREDPTLNIAAGDDLEAAFPGLELILFESGGDNLASTFSLDLVDWWMFVIDVAGGDDIPRKRGPGLLRSDLLVVNKVDLAPYVGVNLEAMLAEARAVRGQRTVIATNARSGVGVEAVADAIIAAVLFGAKPRA, from the coding sequence ATGGGTTCGCTGACCACCGTGCCGAACGAGATACCGGTCGCCTCCGCGGCGCGCGTCGGCATCGGCGGCCCCGTAGGCTCCGGCAAGACCGCGCTAATCGAGGCGCTGATCCCGGAATTGCAGCGGCGCGGCATCGACTTTGCCGTCGTCACCAATGATCTCGTCACCAAGGAAGACGCCGAGAGACTGAGGCGATCCGGTCTGATCGATCCCGCGCGGGTTTCCGCGGTCGAGGCGGGGGCATGCCCGCACACGGTGATCCGCGAGGATCCGACCCTCAACATCGCCGCCGGTGACGATCTCGAGGCGGCGTTTCCGGGGCTCGAACTTATCCTGTTCGAGTCCGGTGGCGACAATCTGGCGTCGACGTTCTCGCTCGACCTCGTCGATTGGTGGATGTTCGTGATCGACGTCGCGGGCGGGGATGATATCCCGCGCAAGCGGGGCCCGGGCCTGCTCCGAAGCGACCTGCTGGTCGTCAACAAGGTGGATCTGGCCCCTTACGTCGGAGTCAATCTCGAAGCGATGCTGGCGGAGGCCCGCGCCGTGCGCGGTCAGCGGACCGTTATCGCCACCAATGCCCGTTCAGGTGTGGGAGTAGAGGCCGTCGCCGATGCAATTATCGCCGCAGTCCTTTTCGGTGCAAAGCCCCGGGCGTGA
- a CDS encoding N,N-dimethylformamidase beta subunit family domain-containing protein — MSWMKITGYADKFGVHPGDTIKFFVNCDGPSEYQAEIVKMIHGDTNPRGPGFMEEPIAAACNATYKGVKQEIYSGSYGFVADKPQFQLESVTLQCWIWPTTPKTHPKYWKHGAQGLVTKWCDGKGYGLFLNEDGCIEFRVNDQVITTAAPVRDHAWHFVAASFNAATGEATLYHEPQIVYALDPEIPPVTKKLSGKPSYVPGAPTVIAGYCGSISGAPEAKASVPPGVLIKGHYNGKIDSPRICNRALSRLEIETMKMGAQPGLSERRNSGPSGKLSEAIVASWDFGDGINTLIGKDTGPYLFNATIVNCPTRAMTGYNWEGQIFDWKNAPQQYGAIHFHDDDIDDARWSTSFEWTVPQGTSSKFYAVKLTTKDGDEDYIPFWVVPHVGEETAKIAFMVPTISYMAYANEHLANNAGGAELLVYRVPIMQQQNMFLSEHREYGGSIYDTHTDGSGLCLSSRLRPILSIRPKYDHFLAQAPWQYPADLHMIYWLEKMGYNYDVITDEDVTYDGLARLENYNVIITGSHPEHNSGPQLDAIHNYMQRGGRFMYMGADGWYWVHSYHPAYDGKGRGIVTEMRRCESGIRTWRADPGEYYHQGTGELGGMWRFRGRYLHTIAGTGMSSEGFDISTYYSRTPESNDARVAWAFEGITYDEKLGNFGLVGGGAAGTELDIVDTMLGSPPHTLVVATSAGRHTEGYLLVMEDYGFNQQGLDGTQHPRVRSDIAYHETPNGGASFAFSSIAFCGALPWNNGDNNISKLVGNVLNRFMADGPLPAPPVEAIMHRGRADYDQPMNKARK; from the coding sequence ATGTCTTGGATGAAGATTACCGGTTACGCCGACAAATTCGGCGTGCATCCCGGCGACACCATCAAGTTCTTTGTCAATTGCGACGGTCCGAGCGAATACCAGGCCGAAATCGTCAAGATGATCCATGGCGACACCAATCCGCGCGGACCAGGCTTCATGGAGGAGCCGATAGCGGCGGCTTGCAACGCAACCTATAAGGGCGTCAAGCAGGAGATCTACAGCGGTTCCTACGGCTTTGTGGCCGATAAGCCCCAATTTCAGCTCGAGAGCGTGACTCTGCAGTGCTGGATCTGGCCGACGACTCCGAAGACCCATCCGAAATACTGGAAACACGGTGCGCAAGGCCTGGTCACCAAGTGGTGCGACGGCAAGGGCTACGGCCTTTTTCTGAACGAAGACGGGTGTATCGAATTTCGCGTCAACGATCAGGTGATAACCACCGCGGCGCCGGTTCGCGACCACGCATGGCATTTTGTCGCGGCGTCCTTCAATGCGGCGACCGGTGAGGCGACGCTTTATCATGAGCCGCAGATTGTCTATGCGCTCGATCCCGAGATCCCGCCGGTCACCAAGAAGCTGTCCGGCAAGCCGTCCTACGTTCCGGGTGCGCCGACTGTAATCGCCGGCTATTGCGGCAGCATCAGCGGTGCTCCCGAAGCCAAGGCTTCCGTGCCGCCGGGTGTTCTGATCAAGGGTCATTACAACGGCAAGATCGACTCGCCGCGCATCTGCAATCGTGCGCTCAGCCGGCTCGAAATCGAGACCATGAAGATGGGCGCGCAGCCCGGCTTGTCCGAGCGCCGCAACTCCGGCCCGTCCGGTAAACTCTCGGAGGCGATCGTGGCGTCGTGGGATTTCGGCGACGGCATCAACACGCTGATCGGCAAAGACACGGGTCCTTATCTGTTCAATGCGACGATCGTGAATTGCCCGACCCGTGCCATGACCGGCTATAATTGGGAAGGACAGATCTTCGACTGGAAAAATGCACCGCAGCAGTACGGCGCGATCCACTTCCACGATGACGATATCGACGATGCACGCTGGTCGACCAGCTTCGAATGGACCGTTCCCCAGGGCACCAGCAGCAAATTCTACGCCGTGAAGCTGACCACGAAGGACGGGGATGAAGACTATATCCCGTTCTGGGTGGTGCCACACGTCGGCGAGGAAACCGCGAAGATCGCCTTCATGGTGCCGACCATCAGCTACATGGCCTACGCCAACGAGCATCTGGCCAACAACGCCGGCGGCGCGGAACTCCTTGTTTACCGGGTTCCGATCATGCAGCAGCAGAACATGTTCCTGTCGGAGCATCGTGAATACGGCGGTTCGATCTACGACACCCATACCGATGGCAGCGGTCTCTGCCTCTCATCCAGGCTGCGGCCGATCCTGAGCATTCGGCCGAAATACGATCACTTCCTGGCACAGGCGCCGTGGCAGTATCCGGCCGATTTGCATATGATCTATTGGCTCGAGAAGATGGGGTACAACTACGACGTAATCACCGACGAGGACGTCACGTATGACGGGCTGGCGCGGCTGGAAAACTACAACGTGATCATCACCGGCTCGCATCCGGAGCACAATTCCGGACCGCAGCTCGATGCCATTCACAACTACATGCAACGCGGCGGACGCTTCATGTACATGGGCGCCGACGGCTGGTACTGGGTTCACTCGTATCATCCGGCGTATGACGGCAAAGGTCGCGGTATCGTCACCGAGATGCGGCGTTGCGAATCCGGCATCCGCACCTGGCGCGCCGATCCCGGCGAATACTATCACCAGGGCACGGGCGAACTCGGCGGTATGTGGCGCTTCCGCGGCCGCTATCTGCACACCATTGCCGGAACCGGCATGTCGTCGGAAGGCTTCGATATCTCGACCTATTACTCCCGCACACCAGAGAGCAATGACGCCCGTGTGGCGTGGGCGTTCGAAGGCATCACCTACGACGAGAAGCTCGGCAACTTCGGCCTCGTGGGTGGAGGCGCGGCGGGCACCGAACTCGATATCGTCGACACCATGCTGGGTAGTCCGCCCCACACGCTGGTTGTGGCGACGTCGGCGGGCCGCCATACCGAAGGTTATCTGCTCGTGATGGAGGATTACGGCTTCAATCAGCAGGGGCTCGACGGCACGCAACATCCGCGCGTTCGATCGGATATCGCGTATCACGAAACCCCGAACGGCGGTGCCTCCTTCGCGTTCTCGTCGATCGCGTTCTGCGGTGCGCTTCCCTGGAACAATGGCGACAATAATATCTCGAAGCTTGTCGGCAACGTTCTGAACCGTTTCATGGCCGATGGTCCGCTGCCGGCGCCGCCGGTCGAAGCGATCATGCACCGCGGGCGAGCGGACTACGATCAGCCGATGAACAAGGCGCGCAAGTAA
- the ureE gene encoding urease accessory protein UreE, with translation MPTVTEATLRVSHVLGSWLDPAFHDRIHALEHRDAVDVVVVHQVDLARRRFLAKSRRGVELAIALPREERLFDGAILLLEEERAIIVRSEAERWLRLEPRSTADAIELGYQAGNLHWRVRFDGDVLLVPLEGRPEDYAARLEDLISSGRVKMSTFLADAGASGPGSRHTHEHAGRHHHDSGDA, from the coding sequence ATGCCGACGGTGACCGAGGCAACGTTGCGGGTGAGTCATGTCTTGGGAAGCTGGCTGGACCCGGCATTTCATGACAGGATTCACGCGCTCGAACATCGCGACGCCGTCGATGTCGTGGTCGTGCATCAGGTGGATCTCGCCCGACGCCGCTTCTTGGCGAAGTCCCGCAGGGGTGTCGAACTGGCTATCGCATTGCCACGCGAGGAACGTCTTTTCGACGGAGCAATACTTCTCCTCGAGGAGGAGCGGGCCATCATCGTTCGCTCGGAAGCCGAGCGCTGGCTGCGGCTGGAGCCACGCTCGACCGCCGATGCAATCGAGCTCGGCTACCAGGCCGGCAACCTGCACTGGCGAGTGCGGTTCGACGGGGACGTTCTGCTGGTCCCGCTGGAGGGCCGGCCGGAAGACTATGCCGCGCGGCTCGAGGACCTGATTTCGAGCGGGCGCGTCAAGATGAGTACTTTCCTGGCGGACGCCGGAGCGAGCGGTCCTGGAAGCCGCCATACCCATGAACATGCCGGTCGCCATCATCACGATAGCGGAGACGCCTGA
- a CDS encoding urease accessory protein UreF, which translates to MLALLHTIWQADGTFPSGSFAFSYGVEGAAALGRVSDKTSLLSLVATILQFRWATFDRVALLQAYRASMDLSKVARIDHDVEASTFGDSMRTGSRRNGGSFLASHSALGNDAATALRLCVRRKECLGHIAVMQGAVWPTLGMDERLVQFASGYMTASGIASAAVRLGVVGALQAQGVVSEALPLIETLVAREVPEDARLSSGLPFLDIASARQAQASLRLFAN; encoded by the coding sequence TTGCTGGCGCTGCTCCACACCATCTGGCAGGCTGACGGAACGTTTCCGAGCGGATCGTTCGCGTTTTCCTACGGGGTGGAAGGCGCTGCAGCTCTGGGGCGCGTCAGCGACAAGACGTCGCTGCTGTCGCTCGTGGCAACGATATTGCAGTTCCGCTGGGCGACCTTCGATCGTGTGGCGCTGCTGCAGGCCTATCGCGCGTCCATGGACTTATCGAAGGTCGCGCGGATCGACCACGATGTGGAGGCCAGCACTTTCGGGGATTCGATGCGTACGGGCTCGCGAAGGAACGGCGGATCGTTTCTGGCATCGCATAGCGCCCTCGGCAATGATGCGGCCACGGCGCTGAGGCTTTGCGTTCGACGTAAGGAGTGCCTCGGCCATATCGCGGTCATGCAGGGTGCCGTATGGCCGACGCTGGGCATGGATGAGCGGCTGGTCCAGTTCGCGTCCGGGTACATGACCGCAAGCGGAATTGCCTCTGCCGCGGTGCGGCTGGGCGTGGTCGGCGCATTGCAGGCGCAGGGCGTCGTCAGCGAGGCTCTGCCGCTAATCGAGACCCTGGTCGCCCGCGAGGTGCCCGAGGACGCCCGGCTGTCGAGTGGCTTGCCTTTCCTGGACATTGCGTCGGCGCGGCAGGCGCAGGCCAGCCTGCGGCTGTTCGCCAACTGA
- a CDS encoding ABC transporter permease subunit has product MNIFHNVKAQWLAYLVFFLVLGLVPTFVTDSFLLNQMSTYGVFGMLALAISLCWGFGGILNLGLGIPFGLGAYGMAMTMQMQSQDASNPIPPFMLNNSLDHLPTLWVPFMNSAVGIGLALIVPTLFCAIFGGLMFRARVSGPFFAIMTLAMLSAWYTLILDLQPYTNGVNGITPPAPFKIGEFTLDPYSPLAYWTVFGLLLLATLAAKLMTLSRFGLVVQAVRGDAERVRFLGYNVAGYETAIYTISGLIAAIAGCCWVALTQYVSPAQFDTTLSLSMVIWAGVGGRLSLIGSIVGAFIVMGAQSYLGDALLATWLLVLGAFFILVVRFLPKGLIGLVENLLARFPVGSKKSNGDRELPAGAMSPQAGE; this is encoded by the coding sequence ATGAACATATTCCATAACGTCAAGGCCCAGTGGCTGGCTTACCTGGTCTTTTTTCTCGTGCTTGGCCTGGTGCCGACTTTCGTCACCGACAGCTTTCTGCTGAACCAGATGTCGACCTACGGCGTGTTCGGAATGCTGGCGTTGGCGATCAGCCTGTGCTGGGGGTTTGGCGGCATTCTCAACCTTGGGCTGGGCATCCCGTTCGGTCTCGGTGCCTACGGCATGGCGATGACTATGCAGATGCAGTCCCAGGATGCATCGAATCCGATTCCGCCCTTCATGCTGAATAACAGCCTCGACCATCTGCCGACGCTGTGGGTGCCGTTCATGAACTCGGCCGTCGGTATTGGACTGGCCCTGATTGTCCCAACGCTGTTCTGCGCCATCTTTGGCGGGTTGATGTTCCGTGCTCGCGTCTCCGGACCATTCTTCGCGATCATGACGCTCGCGATGCTGAGCGCCTGGTACACGCTGATCCTGGATCTGCAGCCATACACGAACGGCGTCAACGGCATCACGCCGCCGGCGCCGTTCAAGATCGGCGAGTTCACGCTCGATCCCTATAGCCCGCTGGCATACTGGACCGTATTCGGGCTGCTGCTGCTGGCGACGCTCGCCGCCAAGTTGATGACGCTCAGTCGGTTCGGCCTCGTCGTACAGGCCGTGCGAGGCGACGCTGAACGCGTGCGTTTCCTGGGTTACAACGTTGCCGGCTATGAAACCGCGATCTACACCATATCGGGCCTGATTGCCGCGATCGCGGGCTGCTGCTGGGTGGCGTTGACCCAATACGTGTCGCCGGCGCAGTTCGACACCACGCTGAGCCTGTCGATGGTGATCTGGGCGGGGGTCGGCGGAAGGTTGTCGCTGATCGGATCGATTGTCGGTGCCTTTATCGTCATGGGGGCCCAGAGCTACCTCGGCGACGCGCTGCTCGCGACGTGGCTTTTGGTGCTCGGCGCCTTCTTCATCCTGGTAGTTCGTTTCCTGCCCAAAGGTCTGATTGGGCTGGTCGAAAACCTGCTCGCGCGATTTCCCGTCGGATCGAAGAAAAGCAATGGAGATCGTGAGTTGCCGGCAGGCGCGATGTCTCCGCAGGCGGGCGAGTGA
- a CDS encoding urease subunit gamma has translation MLLTPTEMERLTIFTAAELARRRWAKGLKLNYPEAVAIITDEILEGAREGRSVADLIGYGSTILSTADVMSGVAAMMHIIQVEGVFPDGTKLVTVHEPIRPPKGAEADSEHPGEVIATPGQIELNAGRERITLTATNTGDRPVQIGSHYHFFEVNKSMEFDRAAAFNKRLDIPAGTAVRFEPGISKEVTLVSFGGEQHLSGLNNLTNGAASDPAVRAAAIAAAKARGYRGA, from the coding sequence ATGCTTTTGACTCCAACGGAGATGGAGCGTCTGACGATCTTCACCGCGGCGGAACTGGCGCGGCGGCGCTGGGCCAAGGGACTGAAGTTGAATTACCCGGAAGCGGTCGCCATCATCACCGACGAGATCCTTGAAGGTGCGCGCGAGGGCCGCTCCGTCGCCGACCTGATTGGCTACGGTTCGACGATCCTGTCGACGGCCGACGTGATGTCGGGGGTCGCGGCGATGATGCATATTATTCAGGTGGAGGGGGTGTTTCCGGACGGCACGAAACTCGTCACCGTCCATGAGCCAATTCGTCCGCCGAAAGGCGCGGAGGCGGATTCGGAGCATCCCGGCGAAGTCATTGCAACGCCGGGACAGATCGAACTGAACGCGGGCCGCGAGCGAATCACCCTGACCGCCACCAACACCGGTGACCGGCCGGTGCAGATTGGATCGCATTACCACTTCTTCGAGGTCAACAAATCGATGGAATTCGATCGGGCGGCGGCCTTCAACAAGCGGCTGGATATTCCGGCCGGGACGGCGGTGCGTTTCGAGCCCGGCATTTCGAAGGAGGTGACGCTGGTATCGTTCGGCGGAGAACAACACCTGTCCGGCCTCAACAACCTGACAAATGGTGCCGCGAGCGATCCTGCGGTCCGGGCAGCCGCAATCGCTGCCGCAAAGGCGCGTGGATACAGGGGCGCGTGA
- the urtD gene encoding urea ABC transporter ATP-binding protein UrtD: protein MGFLEIRNLSKSFDTVGVINDFSVEIVEATLCCLVGPNGAGKTTTMDLITGRQKPTSGRILFCDEDITGLDEHEIARRGIGRKFQVPAVFKELSVRQNLEVAYSRSTNPLKNIFRFREPGFAAKFDEVLSLSGLTERRNTEAGILSHGETQWLEIGMVLMQDPRLLLLDEPIAGMTEAEIEKTAAIFSDLKKTNTLVVVEHDMGFVRMIADVVTVMHMGSLLAQGTISEIEQNERVREVYLGGVEA from the coding sequence ATGGGTTTTCTTGAAATCAGGAATCTCAGCAAGAGCTTCGACACCGTTGGCGTGATCAACGATTTTTCCGTCGAGATCGTCGAAGCAACGCTGTGCTGTCTGGTCGGCCCGAACGGGGCCGGAAAGACCACGACGATGGACCTCATCACAGGGCGGCAAAAGCCGACCTCCGGGCGCATTCTGTTCTGCGATGAGGACATCACGGGCCTGGACGAGCATGAGATTGCCCGCCGCGGGATTGGACGCAAGTTTCAGGTGCCAGCCGTGTTCAAGGAACTTTCGGTACGGCAGAACCTGGAGGTTGCCTACAGCCGCAGCACCAATCCACTAAAGAACATATTCCGTTTCAGGGAGCCGGGCTTCGCCGCAAAATTTGATGAGGTGCTGTCGCTGAGCGGCTTGACCGAGCGGCGCAACACGGAAGCCGGCATCCTTTCGCATGGCGAGACGCAATGGCTCGAAATCGGAATGGTGTTGATGCAGGACCCGCGCCTGCTTCTTCTTGACGAGCCGATTGCAGGAATGACCGAGGCTGAGATCGAAAAAACCGCGGCGATCTTCAGCGACCTGAAGAAAACAAACACACTTGTTGTGGTTGAGCACGACATGGGTTTTGTGCGGATGATCGCCGACGTCGTCACCGTAATGCATATGGGAAGCCTGCTGGCGCAGGGAACCATCAGCGAGATCGAACAGAATGAGCGTGTGCGTGAAGTCTACCTCGGCGGGGTCGAGGCATGA